The following coding sequences are from one Streptomyces angustmyceticus window:
- a CDS encoding ABC transporter ATP-binding protein produces MANEPEDIERRDESAPPHSRAAAAGGPVSAAPGGSLAGPPAVRVQGLWKRFGEQIAVNGIDLTLPAGRFIGLVGPNGAGKTTTLSMVTGLLRPDAGLVEIGGHDVWRDPVSVKSRIGVLPEGLRLFERLSGRELLGYIGRLRGLPGAEVDKRAGQLLDVLDLAGSRNKLVVDYSTGMRKKIGLAAALLHNPEVLFLDEPFEGVDPVSAQTIRGVLERYTASGATVIFSSHVMELVESLCDWVAVIAAGRIRADGPLAEVRGAAPSLQDAFLELVGARGRGADADLDWLGGGGAR; encoded by the coding sequence GTGGCGAACGAACCGGAAGACATCGAGCGGCGGGACGAATCGGCGCCGCCGCACAGCCGGGCCGCCGCTGCGGGCGGCCCGGTCTCGGCGGCCCCCGGGGGCTCCCTCGCGGGGCCGCCCGCCGTACGCGTCCAGGGCCTGTGGAAGAGGTTCGGCGAGCAGATCGCCGTCAACGGCATCGATCTGACGCTGCCCGCCGGCCGCTTCATCGGACTGGTCGGCCCCAACGGCGCCGGCAAGACCACCACCCTCTCCATGGTGACGGGCCTGCTGCGGCCGGACGCCGGGCTGGTCGAGATCGGCGGGCACGACGTGTGGCGGGACCCGGTGTCGGTCAAGTCCCGCATCGGGGTGCTCCCCGAGGGGCTGCGGCTCTTCGAGCGGCTCTCGGGACGCGAACTCCTCGGCTACATCGGGCGGTTGCGCGGCCTGCCGGGCGCCGAGGTCGACAAGCGGGCCGGGCAGCTGCTGGACGTGCTCGACCTGGCCGGCTCCCGGAACAAGCTGGTGGTGGACTACTCCACCGGTATGCGCAAGAAGATCGGGCTGGCGGCGGCGCTGCTGCACAACCCCGAAGTCCTCTTCCTCGACGAGCCCTTCGAGGGCGTCGACCCGGTGTCCGCCCAGACCATCCGCGGGGTGCTGGAGCGCTACACCGCCTCCGGGGCGACCGTGATCTTCTCCAGCCATGTGATGGAGCTGGTCGAGTCGCTCTGCGACTGGGTCGCGGTGATCGCGGCCGGGCGGATCCGCGCCGACGGACCGCTCGCCGAGGTGCGCGGCGCGGCGCCCTCGCTGCAGGACGCGTTCCTCGAACTCGTCGGCGCCCGGGGCCGCGGCGCGGACGCCGACCTCGACTGGCTGGGCGGTGGCGGCGCCCGATGA
- a CDS encoding transporter: MSTESATAAAPRGAAPSLTGVFVRLKLSLLRNGLRGSTGRTLAYVGSILVGLLFTTGAMLGLLALRGTAHAGALVVLLTGILALGWAVLPLFFPTGDETLDPTRLVMLPLRPRPLIRSLLVASLVGIGPFVTLALVTGSVIAVADGAAAAAVGVVAVVLVVLVCVSLARAVATASVRLLTSRRGRDLAVLGGLFIALGAQGVNIAAQKLGRPDGLSVLEPVGTVLRWVPPASAVGAVEDAGHGAYGRALAGLALTAVALVGLLWWWQRTLTTLMTAPDSSTLQAVEKDSARGAGKEERGLARLLPDGRTGAVVLRTLRYAWRDPKSKMAWATALGVGLLVPVVSAAQGNGSIYSSFSASALLGAQMYNQFGQDTSAFWMVASTIATPRDAYEELRARALALASVAVPFVTLVVLGSAAVIGPWSDFLEVYGLSLAVLGALLATGALSSALFPYSIPSESNKNVAPGQGAIAWFSLFGGVLVGAVLCAPLLGLTIWLHVAGLHHLLWVLLPVGAVYGAGAAELGLRMAAPRVARRLPEILVAVSKG, translated from the coding sequence ATGAGCACCGAATCCGCCACGGCGGCCGCCCCTCGGGGCGCCGCACCGTCCCTGACCGGCGTCTTCGTCCGGCTGAAGCTGTCGCTGCTGCGCAACGGGCTGCGCGGGTCCACCGGCCGCACGCTGGCGTACGTCGGATCCATCCTCGTCGGCCTGCTGTTCACCACGGGCGCGATGCTGGGGCTGCTCGCGCTGCGCGGCACCGCGCACGCCGGCGCGCTGGTGGTGCTGCTCACCGGCATCCTCGCCCTGGGCTGGGCGGTGCTGCCGCTGTTCTTCCCCACCGGCGACGAGACGCTCGACCCGACCCGGCTGGTCATGCTGCCGCTGCGGCCGCGGCCGCTGATCCGGTCGCTGCTGGTTGCCTCGCTCGTCGGCATCGGCCCCTTCGTCACCCTCGCGCTGGTCACCGGCTCGGTGATCGCGGTCGCGGACGGGGCGGCCGCCGCGGCCGTGGGCGTGGTGGCGGTCGTCCTGGTGGTGCTGGTGTGCGTGTCGCTGGCGCGCGCGGTCGCCACCGCCTCGGTGCGGCTGCTGACCAGCCGCCGCGGGCGCGATCTCGCCGTGCTGGGCGGCCTGTTCATCGCCCTCGGCGCCCAGGGCGTCAACATCGCCGCCCAGAAGCTGGGCCGGCCGGACGGCCTGTCCGTACTGGAGCCGGTGGGCACGGTGCTGCGCTGGGTGCCGCCGGCCTCGGCGGTCGGGGCCGTCGAGGACGCCGGACACGGCGCGTACGGGCGGGCGCTGGCCGGTCTGGCGCTGACGGCGGTGGCGCTGGTCGGGCTGTTGTGGTGGTGGCAGCGCACCCTGACCACCCTGATGACGGCCCCGGACTCCTCGACCCTCCAGGCGGTGGAGAAGGACAGCGCACGCGGGGCCGGCAAGGAGGAACGCGGACTCGCGCGCCTGCTGCCGGACGGGCGGACCGGCGCGGTCGTGCTCCGTACGCTGCGCTACGCGTGGCGCGACCCCAAGTCGAAGATGGCGTGGGCGACCGCGCTCGGCGTCGGCCTGCTGGTGCCGGTCGTCTCGGCGGCGCAGGGCAACGGCAGCATCTACAGCTCCTTCTCGGCGTCCGCGCTGCTCGGAGCGCAGATGTACAACCAGTTCGGGCAGGACACCTCGGCGTTCTGGATGGTGGCCTCGACGATCGCCACCCCGCGGGACGCCTACGAGGAACTGCGGGCGCGCGCCCTGGCGCTGGCGTCGGTGGCCGTCCCGTTCGTCACCCTGGTCGTCCTCGGCAGCGCCGCCGTCATCGGGCCCTGGTCGGACTTCCTGGAGGTCTACGGGCTCTCACTGGCCGTGCTGGGCGCGCTGCTGGCGACCGGGGCGCTGTCGTCGGCGCTGTTCCCCTACTCGATCCCCTCGGAGAGCAACAAGAACGTCGCGCCGGGGCAGGGCGCGATCGCCTGGTTCAGCCTCTTCGGCGGGGTGCTGGTGGGCGCCGTGCTGTGCGCGCCGCTGCTGGGCCTGACCATCTGGCTGCACGTCGCCGGTCTGCACCACCTGCTGTGGGTGCTGCTGCCGGTGGGCGCGGTCTACGGCGCGGGCGCCGCGGAGCTGGGCCTGCGCATGGCGGCACCCCGGGTGGCGCGGCGGCTGCCGGAGATTCTGGTCGCGGTCAGCAAGGGCTGA
- a CDS encoding alpha/beta fold hydrolase: MVQRIDVTGVGGVGLAAWEFTDPPKIGGGLEESERRPGVLLLHGLMGRASHWAATARRLSARHRPVALDQRGHGRSEKPADGPYDREAYVDDAIAAVEQLGLAPVALVGHAMGALTAWQLAARRPDLVSALVICDMRASALGAASQREWTEWFRSWPVPFATLADVRRWFGEDDPTLERPRPARGEFFAEVMAERSDGWRPVFSRRQMLTARETWVHDAHWEELAQVSCPSLVVRGLDAELGRAEAMEMVRVLPRGAYAEIPDAGHLLPWEQPDAWCAAIEPFLRTATMPG; this comes from the coding sequence ATGGTGCAGCGCATCGATGTCACAGGAGTCGGCGGCGTAGGCCTCGCCGCCTGGGAATTCACCGACCCGCCCAAGATCGGCGGCGGGCTGGAGGAGAGCGAGCGGCGACCGGGCGTCCTGCTGCTCCACGGCCTGATGGGCCGCGCCTCGCACTGGGCGGCCACCGCGCGCCGCCTCAGCGCGCGCCATCGCCCCGTCGCGCTGGACCAGCGGGGCCACGGCCGCAGCGAGAAGCCCGCCGACGGGCCGTACGACCGCGAGGCGTATGTCGATGACGCCATCGCGGCCGTCGAGCAGCTCGGGCTCGCCCCGGTCGCGCTGGTCGGGCATGCCATGGGCGCCCTGACGGCGTGGCAGTTAGCGGCCCGAAGACCGGATCTGGTCAGCGCGCTGGTCATCTGCGACATGCGGGCCTCGGCGCTCGGCGCGGCCTCGCAGCGCGAGTGGACCGAGTGGTTCCGGTCCTGGCCGGTGCCGTTCGCCACCCTCGCGGACGTCCGCAGGTGGTTCGGCGAGGACGACCCGACGCTGGAGCGGCCCAGACCCGCCCGCGGGGAGTTCTTCGCCGAGGTGATGGCCGAGCGGTCCGACGGCTGGCGCCCCGTCTTCTCCCGCCGGCAGATGCTCACCGCCCGCGAGACCTGGGTCCATGACGCCCATTGGGAGGAACTCGCCCAGGTGTCCTGCCCGTCCCTCGTCGTCCGCGGCCTCGACGCCGAACTCGGCCGCGCCGAGGCCATGGAGATGGTCCGGGTGCTGCCGCGCGGCGCGTACGCCGAGATCCCCGACGCCGGCCATCTGCTCCCGTGGGAACAGCCCGACGCCTGGTGCGCCGCCATCGAACCCTTCCTCCGGACGGCCACGATGCCCGGCTGA
- a CDS encoding metal-dependent transcriptional regulator, protein MSGLIDTTEMYLRTILELEEEGVVPMRARIAERLEQSGPTVSQTVARMERDGLLTVAGDRHLELTEEGRRLATRVMRKHRLAECLLVDVIGLEWEQVHAEACRWEHVMSEAVERRVVELLRHPTESPYGNPIPGLEELGETAGGDPFLDAGMVSLMDLDAGADGKTAVVRRIGEPIQADAQLMYTLRRAGVQPGAVVSVTESPAGVLVGSSGEAAELDSEIAAHVFVAKR, encoded by the coding sequence ATGTCCGGACTGATCGACACCACGGAGATGTATCTCCGCACCATCCTCGAACTGGAAGAGGAGGGTGTGGTGCCCATGCGCGCCCGCATCGCGGAGCGGCTCGAACAGAGCGGCCCGACGGTGAGCCAGACCGTGGCGCGCATGGAGCGGGACGGGCTGCTGACGGTCGCGGGTGACCGGCATCTGGAGCTGACGGAGGAGGGCCGCCGGCTGGCGACCCGGGTGATGCGCAAGCACCGCCTCGCCGAATGCCTGCTCGTCGACGTCATCGGGCTCGAATGGGAGCAGGTGCACGCCGAGGCCTGCCGCTGGGAGCACGTCATGAGCGAGGCGGTCGAGCGCCGCGTCGTGGAGCTGCTGCGGCACCCGACGGAGTCGCCGTACGGCAACCCCATCCCGGGGCTGGAGGAGCTGGGCGAGACGGCCGGGGGCGACCCGTTCCTGGACGCCGGCATGGTGAGCCTGATGGATCTGGACGCCGGGGCCGACGGCAAGACGGCCGTGGTGCGCCGCATCGGCGAGCCGATCCAGGCGGACGCCCAGCTGATGTACACCCTCCGGCGGGCCGGGGTGCAGCCGGGCGCCGTGGTGAGCGTGACGGAGTCGCCGGCCGGGGTGCTGGTCGGCAGCAGCGGCGAGGCCGCGGAACTGGACTCCGAGATCGCCGCCCATGTGTTTGTCGCCAAGCGCTGA
- a CDS encoding SIS domain-containing protein: MAQSDRSDRPAGKFFDAAIDLLRQVRDEEGDRITAAGHLIADTVAAGGRVFSFGAGHSSLPAQDTVYRAGGLAIMNLLSVPGVVGVDVRPATLGSALERVDGLAGAVLDTSPLEAGDVLVIISLSGRNALPVEMAKHARALGIKVIGVTSVAYATATTSRHASGGFLKDHCDLVLDSRIPVGDAELTLPGIDAPFAPASTVVTSAIMQAVVATAAGTLADRGIDPPLLRSGNVDGGHDWNARVMSEYADRIFYRQ, translated from the coding sequence ATGGCTCAGAGCGACCGGAGCGACCGGCCGGCCGGGAAGTTCTTCGACGCCGCGATCGACCTGCTGCGCCAGGTCCGCGACGAAGAGGGCGACCGGATCACCGCGGCCGGGCACCTGATCGCGGACACCGTGGCGGCGGGCGGCCGGGTCTTCTCCTTCGGCGCCGGGCACTCCTCGCTCCCCGCACAGGACACGGTCTACCGCGCGGGCGGCCTGGCGATCATGAACCTGCTGTCCGTCCCCGGCGTGGTCGGCGTGGACGTCCGGCCCGCGACCCTCGGCAGCGCCCTGGAGCGGGTCGACGGACTGGCCGGGGCCGTCCTGGACACCAGCCCGCTGGAGGCGGGCGACGTACTGGTGATCATCTCGCTCTCCGGGCGGAACGCGCTGCCCGTCGAGATGGCGAAGCACGCCCGCGCCCTCGGTATCAAGGTCATCGGGGTGACGTCGGTGGCGTACGCGACGGCGACGACGTCCCGGCACGCCTCGGGCGGCTTCCTCAAGGACCACTGCGACCTGGTGCTGGACAGCCGGATCCCGGTCGGCGACGCCGAGTTGACGCTGCCGGGCATCGACGCGCCGTTCGCCCCCGCCTCCACGGTCGTCACCAGCGCGATCATGCAGGCCGTGGTGGCGACGGCCGCCGGCACCCTCGCCGACCGGGGCATCGACCCGCCGCTGCTGCGCTCGGGCAACGTCGACGGCGGGCACGACTGGAACGCCCGGGTGATGAGCGAGTACGCGGACCGGATCTTCTACCGGCAGTGA
- a CDS encoding PAS domain-containing protein: protein MTASSASSASAARCSADERDDSGLLAALLDGMDAALVAFAADGTVTHWNHEAERILGWTTTEAVGRTGLAGWAVRKEDADEIDAALTAAMRSPGRQVQEFALLTKDGHRVLVRTQASAVRGPGGRVAGVYCAFSEVHTQMDLERSIALSEALFEDASWGVMLIDADLRPAVVNAHAARALGVGRTALLGRPLGELLAQGVEEVECALQHVLAEGAPPAVAELWVTLRAEEAELPRRCWRSGFVRLASPLAEEPVPLGVAWLFQDVTDTKRAEQDGSLLRFRARQLHRAGRAAAECPDPAEAAAVHLDFALAGFADHGLVDLAMPPAPKPYGTVAEDDVYEDAYGGEAYGDAYGPGYGEAYGSGYDGGEGVGEGVEDGVEEGVGHGEAVGEEEAAGGEAAQGAGPGGAGGEEGGAAPGGAEGSRASGGSGAPDGAGPEDAADTGDPAPSASGPPGPAAPSDPSGAEAAPRPRRSVPRLVRALASPAGSPGPSKVVAATGIPAPYVPGHPAIQAYERRGSVRSSAGPASPEGWAAARNWPDGTVHGLCVVLRSRGRTLGVATFLRTPARRPFDRADADYAEEVAARIATALDLAGAASL from the coding sequence GTGACTGCTTCGTCAGCTTCTTCCGCGTCGGCGGCGCGCTGCTCCGCCGACGAGCGCGACGACTCCGGTCTGCTCGCCGCGCTCCTGGACGGCATGGACGCCGCCCTCGTCGCCTTCGCCGCGGACGGCACGGTCACCCACTGGAACCACGAGGCCGAACGCATCCTGGGCTGGACCACCACCGAGGCGGTCGGCCGTACGGGCCTGGCCGGCTGGGCGGTCCGCAAGGAGGACGCGGACGAGATCGACGCCGCCCTCACGGCCGCCATGCGCTCACCGGGCCGCCAGGTGCAGGAGTTCGCCCTGCTGACCAAGGACGGCCACCGCGTCCTGGTCCGCACCCAGGCCTCCGCGGTCCGCGGCCCCGGCGGCCGGGTCGCCGGGGTGTACTGCGCCTTCAGCGAGGTGCACACGCAGATGGACCTGGAGCGGTCCATCGCGCTCAGCGAGGCCCTGTTCGAGGACGCGTCGTGGGGCGTCATGCTGATCGACGCCGATCTGCGGCCCGCCGTCGTCAACGCCCACGCCGCCCGCGCCCTGGGGGTCGGGCGCACCGCCCTGCTGGGCCGCCCTCTGGGCGAGCTGCTGGCGCAGGGCGTCGAGGAGGTGGAGTGCGCCCTGCAGCACGTCCTCGCCGAGGGCGCGCCGCCGGCCGTCGCGGAGCTGTGGGTGACGCTGCGCGCCGAGGAGGCCGAGCTGCCGCGCCGGTGCTGGCGCAGCGGCTTCGTGCGGCTGGCCTCCCCGCTGGCGGAGGAGCCGGTGCCGCTGGGGGTGGCCTGGCTCTTCCAGGACGTCACGGACACCAAGCGCGCCGAGCAGGACGGCTCCCTGCTGCGCTTCCGCGCCCGTCAGCTGCACCGGGCCGGCCGCGCGGCCGCGGAGTGCCCCGACCCGGCCGAGGCCGCCGCGGTCCACCTCGACTTCGCCCTGGCGGGCTTCGCCGACCACGGCCTGGTCGACCTCGCCATGCCCCCCGCCCCGAAGCCGTACGGCACGGTCGCCGAGGACGACGTCTACGAGGACGCGTACGGCGGCGAGGCGTACGGCGACGCGTACGGCCCCGGCTACGGGGAGGCGTACGGCTCCGGCTACGACGGCGGAGAAGGCGTCGGGGAGGGCGTGGAGGACGGCGTGGAGGAGGGCGTCGGACACGGCGAGGCGGTCGGGGAAGAGGAGGCGGCCGGGGGTGAGGCCGCGCAGGGCGCCGGGCCCGGCGGGGCGGGCGGGGAGGAAGGGGGGGCGGCGCCCGGCGGGGCGGAGGGTTCCCGTGCCTCCGGTGGCTCCGGCGCGCCCGACGGGGCGGGCCCGGAGGACGCGGCCGACACGGGCGACCCGGCGCCCTCCGCTTCCGGCCCGCCCGGCCCGGCCGCCCCGTCCGACCCCTCCGGCGCCGAGGCCGCCCCCCGACCGCGGCGGTCGGTGCCGCGGCTGGTGCGGGCGCTGGCCTCGCCGGCCGGGTCCCCGGGGCCCTCGAAGGTGGTGGCGGCGACCGGCATCCCCGCGCCGTACGTGCCGGGGCATCCGGCGATCCAGGCGTACGAGCGGCGCGGCTCGGTGCGCAGCAGCGCCGGTCCGGCCTCGCCCGAGGGCTGGGCGGCCGCCCGCAACTGGCCGGACGGCACCGTCCACGGTCTGTGTGTGGTGCTGCGCAGCCGGGGGCGCACGCTCGGCGTCGCGACCTTTCTGCGGACGCCCGCGCGCCGCCCCTTCGACCGGGCGGACGCGGACTACGCGGAGGAGGTCGCGGCCCGGATCGCCACGGCCCTCGACCTCGCGGGCGCGGCGTCCCTCTGA
- the pdxH gene encoding pyridoxamine 5'-phosphate oxidase, which translates to MLQDEAVHPADAPHAETPDPSSMRAHYRAEGLVESDLAASPYDQFARWFKDATVAGLHEPNAMVVSTADAAGRPSSRTVLLKAFDDRGFVFFTNYTSRKGRELAENPAVSLLFPWHPLARQVVVTGTAERIGRDESAAYFRTRPHGSQLGAWASDQSAPVASRDELEQAYEELAARYPEGEQVPAPPHWGGYRIAAETIEFWQGRLNRLHDRLRYVRESGSWRVERLAP; encoded by the coding sequence ATGTTGCAAGATGAGGCCGTGCACCCCGCCGACGCGCCTCATGCCGAGACCCCCGATCCCTCCTCGATGCGCGCGCACTACCGCGCCGAGGGGCTCGTCGAGTCCGACCTCGCCGCCAGCCCCTACGACCAGTTCGCGCGCTGGTTCAAGGACGCGACGGTGGCCGGGCTGCACGAGCCGAACGCCATGGTCGTCTCCACGGCGGACGCCGCCGGCCGGCCGAGCTCGCGGACCGTGCTCCTCAAGGCGTTCGACGACCGCGGCTTCGTGTTCTTCACGAACTACACCAGCCGGAAGGGGCGGGAACTGGCCGAAAATCCGGCCGTCTCGCTGCTGTTCCCGTGGCACCCGCTGGCCCGCCAGGTGGTGGTGACCGGCACCGCGGAGCGCATCGGCCGGGACGAGTCCGCCGCCTACTTCCGCACCCGCCCGCACGGCTCCCAGCTCGGCGCCTGGGCCAGCGACCAGTCCGCCCCCGTCGCCTCGCGCGACGAACTGGAGCAGGCGTACGAGGAATTGGCGGCCCGCTACCCGGAGGGCGAGCAGGTGCCGGCGCCGCCGCACTGGGGCGGCTACCGGATCGCCGCCGAGACGATCGAATTCTGGCAGGGCCGCCTCAACCGGCTGCACGACCGGCTGCGGTACGTGCGCGAGAGCGGGTCGTGGCGGGTGGAGCGCCTGGCGCCCTGA
- a CDS encoding citrate synthase 2, protein MSDFVPGLEGIIAFETEIAEPDKEGGSLRYRGVDIEDLVGKVSFGNVWGLLVDGAFNPGLPPAEPFPIPVHSGDIRVDVQSALAMLAPVWGLKPLLDIDEATARDNLARAAVMALSYVAQSARGPGLPMVPQKEIDTAQTVVERFMKRWRGEPDPQHVKAVDAYWTSAAEHGMNPSTFTARSIASTGADVAAALSGAVGAMSGPLHGGAPSRVLGMIEEIERSGDAAAYVRRALDKGERLMGFGHRVYRAEDPRARVLRRTARDLNAPRFEVAEALEKAALEELRSRRPDRVLATNVEFWAAIVLDFAEVPAHMFTSMFTCARTAGWSAHILEQKRTGRLVRPSARYVGPAARSPREIAGYADIAPR, encoded by the coding sequence ATGTCCGACTTCGTACCCGGACTCGAGGGAATCATCGCGTTCGAGACGGAGATCGCCGAACCGGATAAGGAGGGCGGCTCGCTCCGCTACCGCGGGGTCGACATCGAAGACCTCGTCGGGAAGGTGTCCTTCGGCAACGTCTGGGGACTGCTGGTCGACGGGGCGTTCAACCCCGGCCTGCCGCCCGCCGAACCGTTCCCGATTCCCGTGCACTCCGGCGACATCCGGGTCGATGTGCAGTCCGCGCTCGCCATGCTCGCGCCCGTCTGGGGCCTCAAGCCGCTGCTGGACATCGACGAGGCGACGGCCCGTGACAACCTCGCCCGTGCCGCGGTGATGGCCCTGTCGTACGTCGCCCAGTCGGCGCGCGGGCCGGGCCTGCCGATGGTGCCGCAGAAGGAGATCGACACGGCGCAGACCGTCGTCGAGCGCTTCATGAAGCGCTGGCGCGGGGAGCCCGACCCGCAGCACGTCAAGGCCGTCGACGCCTACTGGACCTCGGCCGCCGAGCACGGCATGAACCCCTCCACCTTCACCGCCCGGTCCATCGCCTCCACGGGCGCGGACGTGGCGGCCGCGCTGTCCGGCGCGGTCGGCGCGATGTCCGGACCGCTGCACGGCGGCGCGCCGTCCCGCGTCCTCGGCATGATCGAGGAGATCGAACGGTCCGGCGACGCCGCCGCGTACGTCCGGCGGGCCCTCGACAAGGGCGAGCGGCTGATGGGCTTCGGCCACCGCGTCTACCGCGCCGAGGACCCGCGGGCGCGAGTGCTGCGGCGCACCGCCCGGGACCTCAACGCACCCCGCTTCGAGGTCGCCGAGGCCCTGGAGAAGGCCGCCCTGGAGGAACTCCGCAGCCGCCGCCCCGACCGGGTCCTCGCCACCAACGTCGAGTTCTGGGCCGCCATCGTCCTGGACTTCGCCGAGGTCCCGGCGCACATGTTCACCTCCATGTTCACCTGCGCCCGCACGGCGGGGTGGAGCGCGCACATCCTCGAACAGAAGCGGACGGGCCGACTGGTGCGGCCGTCGGCCCGCTACGTGGGCCCCGCGGCGAGGAGCCCGCGGGAGATCGCGGGGTATGCGGATATCGCGCCGCGATAG
- a CDS encoding TetR/AcrR family transcriptional regulator codes for MGALTPARGPKQPQQERSRATRLKLLEAAVSCLAERGWSGSTVSVVAERAGVSRGAAQHHFRTREDLFTAAVEHVAEKRQGAVRAVARNLPPAGSVARTWIIVEELVGLYTGPLFRAALHLWVAASDEEQLRDRVTALEAKVGREAHRTAVALLDADESVPGVRETVQGLLDMARGLGLANLLTDDTARRDRVVAQWSKLIDAELSGSP; via the coding sequence ATGGGCGCGCTGACCCCCGCCCGCGGCCCCAAACAGCCCCAGCAGGAACGCAGCCGCGCCACCCGCCTCAAACTCCTGGAGGCCGCCGTCTCCTGCCTCGCCGAACGCGGCTGGAGCGGCAGCACGGTCTCCGTGGTGGCCGAACGGGCCGGCGTCTCGCGCGGCGCCGCCCAACACCACTTCCGCACCCGCGAGGACCTCTTCACCGCGGCCGTCGAACACGTCGCCGAAAAACGCCAGGGCGCGGTGCGGGCGGTCGCCCGCAACCTGCCCCCGGCCGGCTCCGTCGCCCGCACCTGGATCATCGTCGAGGAACTCGTCGGCCTCTACACCGGCCCCCTCTTCCGCGCCGCGCTGCACCTGTGGGTGGCGGCCTCCGACGAGGAACAACTCCGCGACCGGGTCACCGCCCTGGAGGCCAAGGTCGGCCGCGAGGCGCATCGCACGGCGGTCGCCCTCCTCGACGCGGACGAGTCCGTCCCCGGCGTCCGCGAGACCGTCCAGGGCCTCCTCGACATGGCCCGCGGCCTCGGCCTCGCGAACCTCCTCACGGACGACACGGCCCGCCGTGACCGGGTGGTCGCGCAATGGTCGAAGCTGATCGACGCGGAGCTGTCGGGTTCTCCGTAG
- a CDS encoding enoyl-CoA hydratase family protein produces the protein MTDAPATTLVPRSHEHGITTLTLDSPHNRNALSTRLVAELGRALDEAAADDATRAVVLTHTGGTFCAGADLSEATAGSAKDGPLGLARLLRGIVALPKPVVARVTGHVRAGGLGLLGACDISVAGPATTFAFTEARLGLAPAVISLPLLPRLDPRAAGRYYLTGEKFDAAEAARIGLVTLAADDVDAGLAPVLDGLRKGSPQGLAESKKLVTADVLAAFDRDTEALAEQSARLFGSAEAREGMTAFLERRAPAWAR, from the coding sequence ATGACCGACGCACCCGCCACGACCCTGGTCCCGCGCTCCCACGAGCACGGCATCACCACCCTCACCCTCGACTCCCCGCACAACCGCAACGCCCTCTCCACCCGCCTGGTCGCCGAACTCGGCCGGGCCCTCGACGAGGCCGCCGCCGACGACGCCACCCGCGCCGTCGTCCTCACCCACACCGGCGGCACGTTCTGCGCCGGTGCGGACCTCTCCGAGGCCACCGCGGGCTCGGCGAAGGACGGACCGCTCGGCCTGGCGCGCCTGCTGCGCGGCATCGTGGCACTGCCCAAACCGGTCGTCGCCCGGGTCACCGGGCACGTCCGGGCCGGCGGCCTGGGCCTGCTCGGCGCCTGCGACATCTCCGTCGCCGGACCGGCCACCACCTTCGCCTTCACCGAGGCCCGCCTCGGCCTCGCCCCCGCCGTCATCTCCCTGCCGCTGCTGCCGCGCCTGGACCCGCGCGCCGCGGGCCGCTACTACCTGACCGGCGAGAAGTTCGACGCGGCCGAGGCGGCCAGGATCGGCCTGGTCACCCTCGCGGCCGACGACGTCGACGCCGGCCTCGCACCCGTACTGGACGGCCTGCGCAAGGGCTCGCCCCAGGGCCTGGCCGAGTCGAAGAAGCTCGTCACCGCCGACGTGCTGGCCGCCTTCGACCGCGACACCGAGGCCCTGGCCGAACAGTCCGCGCGGCTCTTCGGCTCCGCCGAGGCCCGCGAGGGCATGACCGCCTTCCTGGAACGGCGGGCCCCCGCATGGGCGCGCTGA